A genome region from Panicum virgatum strain AP13 chromosome 4K, P.virgatum_v5, whole genome shotgun sequence includes the following:
- the LOC120703115 gene encoding uncharacterized protein LOC120703115 isoform X1 gives MDPKPLLSARSAADAILMRGSVCSSRVATPSPSPADPSPAGSSSPEQIHRRNPLLSATSAAGANSCADPCARGTLLHCRVTLVAFLPAGAHASPAWPAASKIVIRQCMKSSLLYSYVLSNISFISVVLYMIISANTMLYVGGMRLESCAHFNYHIFTVSENTILKLLGKLCLNIGAFPICTSCRPAVTYLMSMYRHPHDEDI, from the exons ATGGATCCAAAGCCACTTCTCTcggccagatccgccgccgacgccatccTCATGCGCGGATCAGTGTGTTCTTCGCGCGTTGCTACGCcatccccgtcgccggcggACCCTTCACCAGCCGGCTCTTCCTCTCCTGAACAGATCCATCGTCGTAACCCCCTTCTCTCAGCCACGTCTGCCGCCGGCGCCAACTCATGCGCGGATCCGTGCGCTCGCGGCACTTTGCTCCACTGCCGGGTGACCTTGGTGGCCTTCCTTCCTGCCGGTGCGCATGCCTCTCCAGCATGGCCTGCTGCTTCAAAAATTGTTATTCGTCAGTGCATGAAGTCATCTCTTCTGTACAGCTATGTGCTCAGCAATATCAGTTTTATTAGTGTTGTTCTCTACATGATCATTTCTGCTAATACAATGCTCTATGTAGGTGGAATGAGACTGGAATCATGCGCCCACTTCAATTATCACATTTTCACGGTCAGTGAGAATACGATTTTGAAATTATTAG GTAAGCTCTGTCTGAATATTGGTGCCTTCCCAATATGCACAAGTTGCAGACCTGCAGTTACTTACCTTATGTCAAT GTATAGACATCCACATGATGAAGATATCTAA
- the LOC120703115 gene encoding uncharacterized protein LOC120703115 isoform X2: MDPKPLLSARSAADAILMRGSVCSSRVATPSPSPADPSPAGSSSPEQIHRRNPLLSATSAAGANSCADPCARGTLLHCRVTLVAFLPAGAHASPAWPAASKIVIRQCMKSSLLYSYVLSNISFISVVLYMIISANTMLYVGGMRLESCAHFNYHIFTVSENTILKLLGKLCLNIGAFPICTSCRPAVTYLMSML, from the exons ATGGATCCAAAGCCACTTCTCTcggccagatccgccgccgacgccatccTCATGCGCGGATCAGTGTGTTCTTCGCGCGTTGCTACGCcatccccgtcgccggcggACCCTTCACCAGCCGGCTCTTCCTCTCCTGAACAGATCCATCGTCGTAACCCCCTTCTCTCAGCCACGTCTGCCGCCGGCGCCAACTCATGCGCGGATCCGTGCGCTCGCGGCACTTTGCTCCACTGCCGGGTGACCTTGGTGGCCTTCCTTCCTGCCGGTGCGCATGCCTCTCCAGCATGGCCTGCTGCTTCAAAAATTGTTATTCGTCAGTGCATGAAGTCATCTCTTCTGTACAGCTATGTGCTCAGCAATATCAGTTTTATTAGTGTTGTTCTCTACATGATCATTTCTGCTAATACAATGCTCTATGTAGGTGGAATGAGACTGGAATCATGCGCCCACTTCAATTATCACATTTTCACGGTCAGTGAGAATACGATTTTGAAATTATTAG GTAAGCTCTGTCTGAATATTGGTGCCTTCCCAATATGCACAAGTTGCAGACCTGCAGTTACTTACCTTATGTCAAT GTTGTGA
- the LOC120703115 gene encoding uncharacterized protein LOC120703115 isoform X3: protein MDPKPLLSARSAADAILMRGSVCSSRVATPSPSPADPSPAGSSSPEQIHRRNPLLSATSAAGANSCADPCARGTLLHCRVTLVAFLPAGAHASPAWPAASKIVIRQCMKSSLLYSYVLSNISFISVVLYMIISANTMLYVGGMRLESCAHFNYHIFTFTDHVVWMLSQPNEAGELSITVVNDFTRCER, encoded by the exons ATGGATCCAAAGCCACTTCTCTcggccagatccgccgccgacgccatccTCATGCGCGGATCAGTGTGTTCTTCGCGCGTTGCTACGCcatccccgtcgccggcggACCCTTCACCAGCCGGCTCTTCCTCTCCTGAACAGATCCATCGTCGTAACCCCCTTCTCTCAGCCACGTCTGCCGCCGGCGCCAACTCATGCGCGGATCCGTGCGCTCGCGGCACTTTGCTCCACTGCCGGGTGACCTTGGTGGCCTTCCTTCCTGCCGGTGCGCATGCCTCTCCAGCATGGCCTGCTGCTTCAAAAATTGTTATTCGTCAGTGCATGAAGTCATCTCTTCTGTACAGCTATGTGCTCAGCAATATCAGTTTTATTAGTGTTGTTCTCTACATGATCATTTCTGCTAATACAATGCTCTATGTAGGTGGAATGAGACTGGAATCATGCGCCCACTTCAATTATCACATTTTCACG TTCACCGACCACGTGGTGTGGATGCTTAGCCAACCCAACGAGGCTGGAGAGCTCAGCATCACG GTTGTGAACGATTTTACACGTTGTGAAAGATAA